The genomic region TTCTGGCTCGAATCAGACTGGCGCGGGGGGATGTTTGGGATGGGCCCGTAAGGCCATCTAGTAGTCTGACGACCAGAATTGGCGGCGACTCTCCCCGATATTGCAGGGAGGGGCGGTGCGAGAAACCAGATGAGCGCCAGCCATGCGGCGGCTCTTGCGGGCGATGCTTCGGGAGGTGGATGGCGCGCGCCCCGCGATTTCGAGCACCAGTTTTTTACGAATGGCTTTGGCGAAGGAGCGAAAATCCTCTGCGACGACGATGAAAGCCCTTGGGCCGCCGATAACGCATTTTTTGTAATACAGGTCGAGGTTCGGCATGGGCGGGTTGCCATAGCGGCTCGGGCGGGTGTTGATGATGGGAAGGCCGTTGATGGTGAGCCCGGCTTGAAGCGCCTCTGTGCGAGCGGTGGTTACGAGGCGACCGCTGTTGTTGGGCCCGTCGCCCGATATGTCGATGACCTGCCGGGTGCCCGCGAATTTGTTTTTTTCGAAAAGGGGCATGGCATATTCAATGGCGCCGCTGATCGAGGTGTAGGGACCAACGCCGAGAGGTTTTGCGGCCAGCGCATTGGCAAATTTTCGGGCGCTATCGGGGCCCGAGACGAGGGTCCAGTCGACGATGGTAAGGTTGTGCTCGTACCCGGCCCACTCGAAATAGGTGACGGCGACTCGCTTGTGGAAGCCCGAGCGAATTGCGGAGAGAACCTCGGGCGAGGTGAAGGCCTCTACATAGCCTTTTCGCTGGAGACGCGATTCTGTTTCATCGATGCTGCCCGAGACATCGACTGCGAGTACGAGTTCGAGATCGACGCGGACAGCTCCCTTGGCGGAGGGTGCCGCATCTGCCGGGCTGATATGTGTCA from Nitrospinaceae bacterium harbors:
- a CDS encoding DUF1194 domain-containing protein, with translation MQKAAFLFTVFLMTHISPADAAPSAKGAVRVDLELVLAVDVSGSIDETESRLQRKGYVEAFTSPEVLSAIRSGFHKRVAVTYFEWAGYEHNLTIVDWTLVSGPDSARKFANALAAKPLGVGPYTSISGAIEYAMPLFEKNKFAGTRQVIDISGDGPNNSGRLVTTARTEALQAGLTINGLPIINTRPSRYGNPPMPNLDLYYKKCVIGGPRAFIVVAEDFRSFAKAIRKKLVLEIAGRAPSTSRSIARKSRRMAGAHLVSRTAPPCNIGESRRQFWSSDY